The Betaproteobacteria bacterium genomic sequence AGCTGCCCGGCGGACTGCATCGGGATGGTCGCCGCCGAACCAGATGGGCGGGTGCGGCTTCTGCACCGGCTTGAGCACCATGCCCGCCCCCTGCAGTCGATAGATACTGCCTCGGTAATCGACCTTAGATTGCGTCCACAGCGCCTTGAGTATCTCGACGCCTTCACGTAAGCGGCGCACCCGATGCTCCATCGGCACCTGAAACTCCGCATAGTGGTGCTCTCGCCCCAGGCCGAGGCCGAGGATCGCCCGCCCTCCGCTCACGTAGTCCAGGGTCGCAAACTGGTGGGCTACGTGGCTCGGGTTGTGCACCGGCAGCACCGATACCGAGACGCCGAGCCGAATCCGCGTGGTTACGGCCGCGGCGTAGGCGAGGATCACGCCGGGGTCGAAGCTGAAGACGTGGTCCAGCGTGTTTTCGGTCACCCACAGGTCACTGAAACCGAGTGCCTCGGCACGCTCGGCGACGCGACGCACTGATGCCATGTCGATCGGATCTGGCGAGCGATGCGGTAGCGACATGCCGACGGGAATCCTATCCTTCAAGGCCATGAGGTCCGACCCTCCTCTCGTTGTTCCTGCGGTTTAGCGGTCTACGAACCGCCCCTTCGCAGTTGCCGCCGTATTACCGGCGAGAATGCTCGCTGATCGCCTAATGGCCCGCAGCAGGAGGCAGCGATCGCGCACGCCGCCCGAACAGACGCTTCAAGACCCGCCGCGCCACCAACAGCAGGCCGATAACCAGCACTAGCAGAACCGCCGCGATCATAACGGCGGCCATCGGGTACTGGTAGACAAGGTAGAGCAGCCCGCCAGTGAGCACATCTTCCGTGGTCGATACGGCGACATTGCTGAAGGGCTCCGGGCTGGCATTGATTACAGCGCGCGTTCCGGCTTTTCCGCCGTGCGCCAGGAGCGAGGCGCCACCGCCGAGAATGAAGGCGATCGCCTGAGTCGCCGGGTCCGACGGATCGATGATTGCCAATGCCAGCAGAGCACCGCCCAGAGGCCGCAGGATGGTGTGGACGCCGTCCCAGATCGAGTCGAGCCAGGCAACCTTGTCGGCAAAGAATTCGCAAGCTGCGGCCAGGCCTGCGACGCCCATTACCCAAGGATGCGCGAGAACGCGCAATGACTCGAGATGCGCTGGCAGAGGCAGTAAGCCGGAATGCATGGCTAATCCGGTCGCGAGGATGCAGAGGTAAAGGCGCCAGCCGGAGAGCAGGCTGATGCTGCCCGCAAGCCCCATGATTTCGACGATGCCCAACGGTTCAATCACCACTGCCCCTCTGCGCACCACTTGCAGGAAGAGGATGCGCCGCTAACCATCGAGGCGCAAGCTGAGCTGCAGCCCTTGCCGGCGCGGGCAATATTCCCGGCGGCGAGTGGAGAGCGCAGGAACATCGACGATATACATTGACTGGGCATTGAGATCACGTGCACACTGCGCCCCCTTGATCGACGACCGACGCGTATGACAACGAGCACCACATTGCACCGATACTGCGAGGCACGCACGCATCCGTCATCGGAAATCCGCACCAGGAGCCGACGGGATGCTATTGCGAGGCGCGCGGATGCGGTGCTGAGTCCGGAGGGTAGCGGTTAGACAGGTAGTCCGCGCAGTTTCACCGCCAGGCCCGGACAGCGCTACGCTCTCCGGGCTTTTTGTTTGTACTTTGTTCGTTGGATGGTTGGCCGAGTGGCCGAAGGCGCCTGCCTGTAGAGCAGGTCTCGTAGTGAGCAACGGTGGTTCGAATCCATCACCATCCACCGCGCCCCGCTGGCGGAATAGGCATACGCGCCGGTCTTAGAAACCGGATTCTCCGAGTTCGCCTCTCGGGTGGGGCACCAGGCTGTTGCAGTAACCGCGCCGGCACTGCGTCCGGGAACGTGGAGCGATCTTTAACAAACGGGATGTGGTAACAGTCTGTCGTCGCCCGGCGGGGCGGCGGTCGTGTCCTCACACGCGGCTGCTTTGTCCCTCGCCGGGCTGGGGCGGCGGAAGTATTTGTGCAGGCATAGCTCAGCTGGAAGAGCGCGAAGCAGCCAGCGTCGGGGTCGCAAGCTCGAAACTCGCTGTCTGCTCTACACGAACTGCTCGACTTCTGGTGAGGTCACGAGGCTTTCAACCTCGACAGACGGGTTCGATTCCCGTGCAGTCACCAACATGCGGTGGCGGATGGGTTGTCCGCCGCATGGCGCTGCTGCGGATTCTATTCTGGGGCGTTAGCTTAGCTGGCCGAAAGCATCTGATTGTCGATCAGAAGATCGCGGGTTCAACTCCCGCACGCCTCGCCACTTGCATTGAAGAAAGGAGGGACAGCCATGCGTAGCTTGAAGGAGATGGTATCGAACAACCAAGTCGTGGTCTTTGCACGCTGTCGTGATGGTGAGCTCTTCTACCGCACGGAATGTGGGTTCGAGTTTCCCGTACCGATTGCTGATGCGGTCGGCGCGGAGTTTCTTGCGCAGGACAAGGCGTTGCTGTTCATGCGCTATATCCGCAAAGAGATCCAGCGCATTGAAGTTGCGCGAGCGACGCAGGCAGCGGTGGGTAGCCGCATCGCTCGGTTCGGTAGCTCAGCAGGGAGAGCGGCGGGCTCATAACCCGCAGGTCCCAGGATCGAAACCTGGCCGAACCACCACACGACTTTGCCGCACAAGCATTGACGGTGATGCTCCGGTTTTGTAAGCCGGCGAAGCGGGTTCAAGTCCCGAATGCGGCTCCACAATCTGATGCGATGGCCGAATGGCGAGGCGAGCGTCCGCAAAGCGCTTTTTATCTCGGTTCGAATCCGAGTCGCATCTTCAATGTCCAGCCGCTGTAGCTGAGATGGATTTGCGCGGGTTTGAAAAACCCGAGAGGCAGGCTCAATACCTTGCCGGCGGCACCAATCTCAAGTAGGGGCGTAGCTTGAACGGGTAGAGCACGAGCCTCTGAAGCTCGCAGGTGTGCGTTCGACTCGCACCGCCCCCGCCAGTTTCTCCTTGGGTAGCTCAGCCGGCGAAGCGCGCGACCGATAATCGCGAGGCCGATGGTTCGACTCCATCTCCAAGGACCAGATCAACAGTGTGTAGCGCAGCCTGGCCAGCGCACCTGCCTTGGGAGCAGGGGGTCCTGAGTTCGAATCTCAGCACACTGACCAATTCTGCTCGAGGCCGCCTTCGCTCAATCGGCAGAGCGCCTGCCTCCAAGGCAGGTGCCCGTGGATCGAAGCGTCCTGTGCGGCAAGAATACTTGTGGGCGGGCCGTCAAGGTGACGGCGCTTCGCTGTTAACGAAGAATGAGCTCGGTTCGATCTCGAGGCCCACAGCCAAATCAATTCGAGTGCAGTCCGTGAAGAGCGCGCGACCCCGCTCCGCAGGATGGGTTGAACGGAAGCATTGTCTCAATGGTGGCTGTAGCTTAATGGGCAGAGTGCTTGGCTGTGAACCAAGCGGGTACGCGTTCGATCCGCGTCAGTCACCCCACCATTCTTCAGCAGGGTCTTTGGCCGAGTGGCGAGGCAGCGGACTTTTAATCCGTACGACGCAGGTTCAATTCCTGCAGGACCCACCAATGGTCGTGCGCCATTAGCTCAGCGGATAGAGCGCCGCGCTTCGAACGCGGTGGTCGGGGGTTTGAATCCTCCATGGCGCGCCCGGCACCTACCACATCCGGATTTGTTAGGGACCGCCGTACGCGTTCGTGCCAGGCGCATTGACATAGGTCGGAGGTAAACGCAAGTGGAAACAATGATTCTGACGCTGGAGCAGGCGGGACTGCCGCAAGCGTGGGTCTGCATGGAAGAGGCGATCACGTATCACGCGAAGCAAATGGTCGCGTGGTCCGCGGGCGAGCACGTCTGTGAGTACCGCGGCGGTATTCAGCGCGATGGCAGTCGGTCGCGTATTCAAACGCAGTCAATTCTGGCGCTGCGCGGAGGAGGCGGTGGGGCAGGGCATTGGCACGCTTCCACACCCGTGTTGAGCAACGCATTGCTGTTCGCCCGCGATCGTCAGGTGTGCGCGTATTGCGGTCTTCGTTATGGCATGCGCGAATTGTCTTGCGACCACGTGACCCCGGTCTCGAAAGGTGGCAAGCACACGTGGACGAATGTCGTGACCGCTTGCCGCCGGTGCAACATGAGAAAAGCCGATCTGAGCCCGGAGCAGGCGCAAATGCCACTTGTATACGTGCCTTACACGCCGAACCGGCACGAGCACTTCATCCTGCGTAACCGCCATATCCTGGCCGATCAGATGAAGTTTCTGTTGACCGGTGTGCCGCGCACCAGCCGGTTGCGCACGTTGGAAGAATATGGCCGCGTTGCGTGACGGCACTGTCGCCCCGGCTTACCGCAGGCCTGAGCCGCCGACTTACTGGAGAAGCACATGCAGAACGAACACTACGAAGTCATGAATGTTGAAAAGGGGTGTCACGTCAAAATGTGGACCTGCGGCGTACCCGTGGAGGACGTGGCTCGCAAGCAGCTCGCGAACATTGCCAAAATGCCCTTCATCTACAAGCACGTCGCCGTGATGCCGGATGTGCATCTCGGTAAAGGCTCGACGATTGGCAGTGTGATTCCCACCAAGGGAGCGATTATTCCGGCCGCCGTGGGTGTCGACATCGGGGGCGGCATGATGGCGTGCAAGACGACCCTGGGGGCGAGCGATCTGCCCGATTCCCTGGGGTCACTGCGCGCGGCGATCGAGAAGACGGTGCCGCATGGCATGTCTCCGCGCCGTGGAGGACGCGACAAAGGTTCGTGGGCGACGCCGCCGACACAGGTGGACGAGCTCTGGGCGCAACTGGCGCCCGGCTTCCAGCGCATCACACAGAAGTACTCAAGGCCCAAGAACACCAACAACTATCGTCACTTGGGAACGTTGGGCTCGGGCAATCACTTCGTCGAAGTCTGTCTCGACAAGGACGATTGCGTGTGGCTCATGCTGCACTCGGGAGGAGGAAACGCATTTCGGCGAAAGGGTGTTGGTTACCCGCAAGGGCACGGTACGCGCGGGCCAGGGCGAGCTTGGCATTATTCCCGGCTCCATGGGTGCACGGTCGTACATTGTCCGTGGCAAGGGAAATGTCGAGGCGTTCGAGAGTTGCAGTCATGGTGCGGGCCGTGCCATGTCGCGCAGCGAAGCAAAACGCCGCTTCACCGTCGCGGACCAAGTGAAGGCGACCGAAGGTGTCGAGTGCCGAAAGGACGCGGCTGTCATTGATACTTCCACGTCGAGGGGACGCGGCTATCGAATCCGGACATATGCCTGCAAAAGCGTGGCGTGCCCGAGCGCGTGGCGCCCGCAAGGCGCAGCACGCCGCTTTCACTCGCCGCCTGAAGGAAATCCGGCTGGGCAACGACTTCGGCAGCGGCGGCCTGTGGGACGAGAACGGCGGGATGCTGGGCTACGACCTGCTCGATGTGCCATTCTCACTTGTGCGGCGGATTGCTGCGTGGCAGCGCGACTACGACGACAGCGTGACGCCACCCGACGATTGCAGCGAGGAGTGGTGGCGGCGCCACGCCCAGGAGGCCCTTGAGATCGCCAAGGGGCTGCAAGCGGCCTTGGGTTTGCAGACTGCGGTCAAGCTTCATCGCCGGGAGGCTGGCTGGCCGTCAATCAGATCGTCGGCGCAGAGGCAGGTGAACCATGACGTTGGCTTGGAGCAAGAGTGATGAGCCGGGGCGTGCGCGGTCGCGCGAGATTGCGCGCAACTGCGGCCAACTGCTCGGGCGTCTGGATGAGTTGTTGCCCGGGCTCTACATCGCGCAATACGGCGCGTCGGCACGCGACTTGCGCGAGCGGCAGACGGAAGCGGCGCCCGGCCTCTTCGCCGTTGGCGCACGCACGGACGGGGATCGTCCCGGCGTCGCTCCGCGGCTTAGCGAGTCGAATGCCGGGGATTTGCTCTGCTCGCCGTGGGGACGCCAATCCGGTGAGCGGAATGCCGCTGCTGCGGGAGCCTCGTGTCGCTTCGCGCGGCAGCAAGCAGCTTCATTTTCTGTAGCACCTCCATCACGGTTACGCAGAATGAATTCGACGGACCGTCGCTCAAAGTAGCGAGCTGGAACGAGGACGGGAGCGACGACGCCCATGCGTCGCAATTGCGCAACACCCGTTGCGCTGCATCGTCGAAAGTTCTTGATCTTTGTTGGTGCGTCCGCTAGTGTTCGCCTCCCTTTCCGGTCAACCCGGTGGACGTTGGAACTGCAGCCTTCCATGACACGACATCACATATGTAGCTCGCGATCGCGCGCGCCGTGGCCTGGACTCGCATTCCGTCCACTGTCCATGACGGGCGCCTAGCTGCCCGCTGACCGGATTC encodes the following:
- a CDS encoding DUF4126 family protein; its protein translation is MGIVEIMGLAGSISLLSGWRLYLCILATGLAMHSGLLPLPAHLESLRVLAHPWVMGVAGLAAACEFFADKVAWLDSIWDGVHTILRPLGGALLALAIIDPSDPATQAIAFILGGGASLLAHGGKAGTRAVINASPEPFSNVAVSTTEDVLTGGLLYLVYQYPMAAVMIAAVLLVLVIGLLLVARRVLKRLFGRRARSLPPAAGH
- a CDS encoding LLM class flavin-dependent oxidoreductase, encoding MALKDRIPVGMSLPHRSPDPIDMASVRRVAERAEALGFSDLWVTENTLDHVFSFDPGVILAYAAAVTTRIRLGVSVSVLPVHNPSHVAHQFATLDYVSGGRAILGLGLGREHHYAEFQVPMEHRVRRLREGVEILKALWTQSKVDYRGSIYRLQGAGMVLKPVQKPHPPIWFGGDHPDAVRRAAALGDGWMGSGGSSISGFKTNVPILCAELEKLGRDPAKFPISKRVFLSVDERREIAHAELSRFFATAYRNPARADASGLHGTPEQVREGLAALVAAGANHLLLNPVGRYTEQVEALADVVGLP
- a CDS encoding HNH endonuclease, with protein sequence MILTLEQAGLPQAWVCMEEAITYHAKQMVAWSAGEHVCEYRGGIQRDGSRSRIQTQSILALRGGGGGAGHWHASTPVLSNALLFARDRQVCAYCGLRYGMRELSCDHVTPVSKGGKHTWTNVVTACRRCNMRKADLSPEQAQMPLVYVPYTPNRHEHFILRNRHILADQMKFLLTGVPRTSRLRTLEEYGRVA